The Helicobacter mustelae genome has a segment encoding these proteins:
- a CDS encoding restriction endonuclease subunit S, with the protein MNEHLELMQWREFVVGEIFEVKATKNGIDKNKLNGKKGKFPYITRTENQNGIDDFIAEQENYLKNESNVIIIGLDTQTAFYHNSEFYTGQNIQILKNTNLNKHNALFMIQALKNLMTKFNWGGNGATLTRLKRGKILLPIDSKGEPNYTFMESFMRDLESKHLQKILAYYTHKLEVIGGKLNPLYRSQASSYCLKSYFDSSSSCHSERSKESFKDSKRTLNQPQNNDFVAFLEGSLMEITKNELGLESVQWGEFVVGEIFDFVIRGKRLIERDRIKGNIPYYSASKEGNGLTDMIANPLFIAKNKLIISTFCDCYYVEGEFTASDEITIFGNDKLNKHNGLFIARIVKSNASKYAFGRKAFSERLMKQVVLLPIDSKGEPNYTFMESYMKALEAEHLEKIIAYYNAKLTKLNNAVQ; encoded by the coding sequence ATGAATGAGCATTTAGAATTGATGCAATGGCGGGAGTTTGTCGTAGGGGAAATCTTTGAGGTAAAAGCCACAAAAAATGGAATTGATAAAAATAAGCTCAATGGTAAAAAAGGTAAGTTCCCCTATATCACACGCACAGAAAATCAAAATGGTATTGATGATTTTATCGCAGAGCAAGAAAATTATCTCAAAAATGAGAGTAATGTAATTATTATAGGGCTTGATACACAAACCGCCTTTTATCATAATAGTGAATTTTATACAGGACAAAATATCCAAATCCTGAAAAATACAAATCTTAATAAACATAATGCCCTTTTTATGATACAAGCCTTAAAAAATCTAATGACTAAATTTAATTGGGGAGGTAATGGGGCGACATTAACAAGACTAAAAAGAGGAAAAATTCTTTTACCCATAGATTCCAAAGGAGAGCCCAACTATACCTTTATGGAATCTTTTATGCGTGATTTAGAATCCAAACATTTACAAAAAATCCTAGCCTATTACACCCATAAGCTAGAAGTTATCGGGGGCAAACTTAACCCACTTTATCGTTCTCAAGCTAGCTCTTATTGCCTTAAATCTTATTTTGATTCTAGCTCCTCTTGTCATTCTGAACGTAGCAAAGAATCTTTTAAGGATTCCAAAAGAACACTCAATCAACCTCAAAACAACGATTTTGTAGCCTTCCTTGAGGGTAGCCTAATGGAAATTACAAAAAATGAATTAGGCTTAGAATCTGTGCAATGGGGCGAGTTTGTCGTAGGGGAAATCTTTGATTTTGTAATACGTGGTAAAAGACTCATTGAGCGAGATAGAATCAAAGGAAATATTCCTTATTATTCCGCAAGTAAGGAAGGTAATGGTTTAACCGATATGATAGCCAACCCGCTTTTTATAGCAAAAAATAAACTCATTATAAGCACATTTTGCGATTGCTATTATGTAGAGGGGGAATTTACAGCAAGTGATGAAATTACGATTTTTGGTAATGATAAGCTTAATAAACACAATGGACTTTTTATAGCAAGAATCGTAAAAAGCAATGCTTCAAAATATGCTTTTGGACGTAAAGCATTTTCTGAAAGATTAATGAAACAAGTTGTTCTACTTCCCATAGATTCCAAAGGAGAGCCCAACTATACCTTTATGGAATCTTATATGAAAGCTTTAGAGGCAGAGCATTTAGAAAAAATTATCGCTTACTATAATGCGAAATTAACCAAACTAAATAACGCTGTGCAATAA
- the htpG gene encoding molecular chaperone HtpG translates to MSNKHSFQTEINQLLDLMIHSLYSNKEIFLRELISNASDALDKLNYLTLTDEKLKSLAFDPRIDIEFDSQKKTLSISDNGIGMDEEDLKSHLGTIAKSGTKSFLNNLSGDKKKDHALIGQFGVGFYSAFMVAEKVIVQTKKAGDKEAFAWISDGKGEYEITSCTKEKQGTQITLYFKEEDKNFASRWEIENIVKKYSEHIQFPIFLHYQESKFEGEGDKKKEIKEDKIEQINTAKAIWKTPKSDLKDEDYKEFYKGFAHDNSEPLKWIHTKVEGNLEYTTLFFIPQKAPFDLYRVDYKSGIKLYVKRVFITDDDKELLPQYLRFIRGIIDSEDLPLNVSREILQQNKILANIKSASTKKILSEIANLSKDEKVYKEFYANFGKVLKEGLYHDFENKDKILDLLLFASNTQESLQSLKKYKEAMPKEQKSIYYLLGENLDLLKASPILEKYNKKGFSVLLLSDEVDSFVMPNISEYDKTPLKDAASKQALEELGSEEIEENTKKEFENLCTIAKEVLGEQVKEIRLSNTLNSPVALIGEEENAMMANLMRQMGQSVPEPQKILELNIHHPIIQKLKTRDKQAIQENMILLLDSAKLLESGQIKDAKNFTQKIFQLIEQGL, encoded by the coding sequence ATGAGTAACAAACATAGTTTTCAAACCGAGATCAATCAACTTCTAGACTTAATGATTCATTCTCTTTATAGCAATAAGGAAATCTTTTTGCGCGAACTCATCTCTAACGCATCGGATGCACTGGATAAATTGAATTATCTCACATTAACAGATGAGAAGCTCAAAAGCCTCGCATTTGATCCGCGCATTGATATTGAATTTGACTCCCAGAAAAAAACGCTAAGCATCAGCGACAATGGGATCGGCATGGATGAAGAAGATCTCAAAAGCCATCTGGGTACCATCGCAAAATCTGGAACAAAAAGCTTTCTCAATAATCTAAGCGGTGATAAAAAAAAGGATCACGCACTGATTGGACAATTTGGGGTGGGTTTTTATTCTGCCTTTATGGTGGCAGAAAAGGTCATCGTACAAACCAAAAAGGCTGGTGATAAAGAAGCCTTTGCATGGATTAGCGATGGGAAAGGAGAGTATGAAATCACCTCTTGCACCAAAGAAAAGCAAGGGACACAAATCACTCTTTATTTCAAAGAGGAAGATAAAAATTTTGCCTCAAGATGGGAGATTGAAAATATCGTAAAAAAATATTCTGAACATATTCAATTCCCTATTTTCCTACATTATCAAGAAAGCAAATTTGAAGGAGAGGGGGATAAGAAAAAAGAAATCAAAGAAGATAAGATAGAGCAAATCAACACTGCAAAGGCGATTTGGAAAACCCCTAAAAGTGATTTGAAAGATGAAGATTACAAAGAGTTTTACAAAGGCTTTGCGCATGATAATAGCGAACCTTTGAAATGGATCCACACCAAGGTCGAAGGGAATCTAGAATATACTACCCTCTTTTTTATCCCACAAAAAGCGCCTTTTGATCTTTATCGTGTGGATTACAAATCTGGCATCAAGCTTTATGTAAAGCGTGTTTTCATCACAGATGATGACAAAGAACTGCTTCCTCAATATTTGCGTTTTATTCGAGGAATTATTGATAGTGAAGATTTACCACTCAATGTGAGTCGTGAAATCTTGCAACAAAATAAAATCCTTGCCAACATCAAAAGCGCATCTACCAAAAAAATCTTGAGCGAAATTGCAAACCTTAGCAAGGATGAGAAAGTTTATAAAGAGTTTTATGCAAACTTCGGGAAGGTCTTAAAAGAAGGTCTTTATCATGATTTTGAAAATAAAGATAAAATTTTGGATCTTTTACTCTTTGCTAGCAACACACAAGAATCCCTCCAATCCCTCAAAAAATACAAAGAAGCAATGCCAAAAGAACAAAAGAGCATTTATTATCTCTTAGGAGAAAACCTAGATCTCCTCAAAGCTTCTCCTATTTTGGAAAAATACAACAAAAAGGGCTTTAGCGTGTTATTACTGAGTGATGAAGTCGATAGCTTTGTTATGCCAAATATCAGCGAATATGACAAAACCCCCCTCAAAGATGCCGCAAGCAAACAAGCATTAGAAGAATTAGGGTCAGAGGAGATCGAGGAAAATACAAAAAAAGAATTTGAAAATCTTTGCACAATTGCAAAAGAAGTGTTGGGAGAACAAGTCAAAGAAATCCGACTCTCAAACACACTCAATTCACCTGTGGCATTGATTGGCGAAGAAGAAAATGCGATGATGGCAAATCTCATGCGCCAAATGGGCCAATCCGTGCCAGAGCCACAAAAAATACTAGAACTCAATATCCATCACCCCATCATCCAAAAGCTCAAAACAAGGGATAAGCAAGCAATACAGGAAAATATGATTTTATTATTGGATTCTGCAAAATTGCTAGAGTCTGGACAAATCAAAGATGCAAAAAACTTCACGCAGAAAATATTCCAGCTCATCGAGCAAGGCCTATAA
- a CDS encoding glycosyltransferase family A protein, which produces MEKLIACIIPFYNVADFLDTCIQSCLNQTHKNPKKSRTIPH; this is translated from the coding sequence ATGGAAAAACTTATCGCTTGCATCATTCCCTTTTATAACGTGGCAGATTTTTTGGATACCTGTATACAATCTTGTCTCAACCAGACTCATAAAAATCCCAAAAAATCTCGAACAATTCCTCACTGA
- a CDS encoding HsdM family class I SAM-dependent methyltransferase, which yields MARDEVKTDSWVRGLLEVANIPFTEQGGGIKELDEAFKTASKSLSGNAGYPDFCAVVKDFVFVFEDKADVSKHCKLDPEGCIDLENADSVKNYAANGAIHYGKHLAKHTNYKKIIAIAVSGNEKRHKITPYFIDEKGFVTKDLEDLEDFIVFNEENIEEYYTKEILKEQTSQEKTTEQLLKDASDLHEDLRNYGNLRDTEKPIVVSGILLALEEIRFKNFDLERLNADGQKSDGAKIYGAIVDNLKRANVGPDVKKDKLLSQFSIIKDAPKINEVNSTLGKTPLKHYAEFLYKRIYQNIKYTQTSEDILGRFYGEFMSYSGGDGQTLGIVLTPKHICELFCDLAKLKPDDRVFDPCCGTAGFLIAAMHNMLLQVTNDTQKQEIKENQLFGIEERADMFSIATTNMILRGDGKSNLDNKDFLKQNPPDLQKDKAATVGMMNPPYSQGSKANPALYEIAFSEHLCDSILKGGRVIVIVPQSAMTGKSKEEKAIKANILKKHTLEGVITLNKNTFYGIGTNPCIAIFKAGIPHQKDKICKFINFENDGFVVQKHKGLVETIHAKDKKAHLLKVWRDEKEAESKFCVKTTIEAEDEWLHSFYYFNDEIPQYEDFDKTMADYLTFEFNMITHGRGYLFGLEEEKADEAHKGLENE from the coding sequence ATGGCAAGAGATGAGGTAAAAACAGATTCTTGGGTGAGGGGTTTATTAGAGGTTGCAAATATACCCTTTACAGAGCAGGGAGGGGGGATTAAGGAACTAGATGAAGCGTTTAAAACCGCTTCAAAATCCCTGAGTGGTAACGCAGGCTATCCAGACTTTTGTGCAGTGGTAAAAGACTTTGTATTTGTGTTTGAAGACAAGGCGGATGTAAGCAAACATTGCAAATTGGATCCAGAAGGCTGCATTGATTTAGAAAATGCAGATTCTGTTAAAAATTATGCCGCTAATGGTGCGATTCATTATGGTAAACACTTAGCCAAACATACAAATTACAAAAAGATTATCGCCATCGCGGTAAGCGGCAATGAGAAACGTCATAAGATCACGCCTTATTTCATTGATGAAAAGGGCTTTGTGACCAAAGATTTAGAAGACTTAGAAGACTTTATTGTTTTTAATGAAGAGAATATTGAAGAATACTACACTAAAGAGATTTTAAAAGAACAAACTAGCCAAGAGAAAACAACAGAGCAACTTTTAAAAGATGCGAGTGATCTGCATGAAGATCTACGCAACTATGGCAATTTGCGCGATACTGAAAAGCCTATCGTGGTTTCTGGCATTTTGCTTGCCCTAGAAGAGATAAGGTTTAAAAACTTTGATTTAGAGAGATTGAATGCAGATGGACAAAAAAGCGATGGGGCAAAAATCTATGGAGCAATAGTAGATAATCTAAAACGCGCAAATGTTGGCCCTGATGTGAAAAAAGATAAATTATTAAGTCAATTTTCCATCATAAAAGACGCACCAAAAATCAATGAAGTGAATAGCACTTTGGGCAAAACTCCGCTAAAACATTATGCAGAATTTCTTTATAAGCGCATCTATCAAAATATCAAATACACGCAAACAAGCGAAGATATTTTAGGCAGGTTTTATGGCGAATTTATGAGCTATAGCGGCGGCGATGGGCAGACTCTGGGTATCGTGCTTACACCTAAACACATTTGCGAGCTTTTTTGCGATTTAGCAAAGCTAAAACCTGATGATAGAGTTTTTGATCCATGTTGTGGGACAGCTGGATTTCTAATTGCTGCTATGCACAATATGCTTTTACAAGTTACAAATGACACACAAAAGCAAGAAATCAAAGAAAATCAACTTTTTGGCATAGAAGAAAGGGCTGATATGTTTTCTATCGCAACGACAAATATGATTTTACGTGGTGATGGTAAAAGTAACCTTGATAATAAAGATTTTTTAAAGCAAAATCCTCCAGATTTGCAAAAAGACAAAGCTGCAACGGTCGGAATGATGAATCCGCCCTATTCTCAGGGTAGCAAAGCAAACCCAGCCCTTTATGAAATCGCCTTTAGCGAGCATTTGTGTGATTCTATCCTAAAGGGTGGCAGGGTAATCGTCATCGTTCCGCAAAGTGCAATGACAGGCAAAAGCAAAGAAGAAAAGGCAATCAAAGCAAATATCCTAAAAAAGCACACGCTAGAGGGTGTCATCACGCTCAATAAAAATACTTTTTATGGTATCGGCACAAATCCTTGTATCGCGATATTCAAGGCTGGCATCCCCCACCAAAAAGATAAGATTTGCAAATTTATCAATTTTGAAAACGATGGCTTTGTAGTGCAAAAGCACAAAGGCTTGGTAGAGACTATCCACGCAAAAGACAAAAAGGCGCATTTGCTCAAAGTCTGGCGTGATGAGAAGGAAGCAGAATCGAAATTTTGTGTAAAAACCACGATAGAAGCCGAAGATGAATGGCTGCATAGCTTTTATTATTTCAATGATGAGATTCCACAATATGAGGACTTTGATAAGACAATGGCAGATTATCTGACTTTTGAATTTAATATGATAACGCACGGGCGGGGCTATCTCTTTGGCTTAGAAGAGGAAAAGGCAGATGAAGCTCATAAGGGGCTTGAGAATGAATGA
- a CDS encoding DJ-1 family glyoxalase III, which translates to MKRILVPLAEGFEEAEFIGIADVLKRASLDHPELEVITASLTDHLLVKGAHGIKIQAETSLSSIALDSLDAIALPGGFDGMNNLKNSPIIIKTIQELHAKKKLIAAICASPIVLNHAGVLRGDFTCYPGCEAEIPGTRKNQAIVVSQNIITSAGPGTAILFGLEIVRYLLGNEAYQSLYEGLLIPLLKSSL; encoded by the coding sequence ATGAAAAGAATCTTAGTCCCCCTTGCAGAAGGTTTTGAAGAAGCCGAATTCATCGGAATTGCTGATGTGCTAAAAAGAGCGAGCCTTGATCATCCAGAACTTGAGGTGATCACCGCCTCACTAACAGATCATCTACTTGTAAAAGGCGCACATGGCATAAAAATCCAAGCAGAAACCTCGCTGAGCTCCATTGCCCTAGATTCTCTTGATGCCATCGCACTCCCTGGTGGATTTGATGGCATGAACAATCTCAAAAATTCCCCCATCATCATCAAAACCATCCAAGAACTCCATGCAAAAAAGAAACTCATAGCAGCCATCTGTGCTTCCCCGATAGTTCTCAATCATGCAGGAGTGCTGCGAGGAGATTTCACCTGCTATCCAGGCTGTGAGGCAGAGATCCCTGGCACACGCAAGAATCAAGCCATCGTGGTTAGCCAAAATATCATCACATCCGCAGGCCCTGGGACTGCGATTTTGTTTGGTTTAGAAATCGTGCGCTACTTGCTAGGAAATGAGGCTTATCAAAGTCTGTATGAGGGGCTATTGATTCCTCTGCTAAAATCCTCTCTCTAA
- a CDS encoding AAA family ATPase translates to MQKSKKSLYIGIIGLVIVILLSMILLMREHGTLVSARDFQYFMQSPNAPKNAQIDSKYLYFQLDQKTYRVHKDGISPQALQSLKITDKTSDDTYFLFFAFYGLLFVFGIFILKNKGPKQTSNIIEKSQEVQSSITSMESSVRFSDVAGIAAAKEELLDIVDFLKSPQKYQRFCISMPRGVLLVGPPGVGKTLIAKAMAGEAGVPFFYQSSASFVQIYTGMGAKRVRELFSVAQKNAPAIIFIDEIDALGKARGGNRSDEREATLNELLMQMDGFSENAGVIVIGATNKVEVLDEALLRSGRFDRKVFLELPNLEDRKEILKVHLRKKHYDFDLLEVARLCVGFSGAALGVLINEAGIVALKDERDIITKEDILAVKDKVFSGKKMQTHLDLEQREIIGIYQSTKALSALLLGLEYEKFSLVGDFFILSDGKFLSAGYLEKKVKFYLSGALGVMILKGERYSLGAQDMQLAQNTIEEAKKYQIDIDLKEVQQEFLEVLQKNQAKISQIQAKLLDLEVLSFEDVRAIVES, encoded by the coding sequence ATGCAGAAATCTAAAAAAAGCCTATACATTGGCATCATTGGGTTAGTCATAGTGATTTTGCTCTCTATGATTTTGCTGATGCGCGAGCATGGGACTTTGGTAAGTGCGCGAGATTTTCAGTATTTCATGCAATCTCCCAATGCTCCAAAGAATGCCCAGATTGATTCTAAATATCTGTATTTCCAGCTAGACCAAAAAACCTATCGCGTTCATAAAGATGGTATTAGCCCACAGGCCCTACAAAGTCTCAAAATCACAGATAAAACTAGCGATGATACTTATTTTTTGTTTTTTGCATTCTATGGATTGCTGTTTGTGTTTGGGATTTTTATCCTAAAAAACAAAGGCCCCAAACAGACAAGCAATATCATAGAAAAAAGCCAGGAGGTGCAAAGTAGCATTACATCCATGGAATCAAGCGTAAGATTTAGTGATGTGGCAGGCATTGCAGCAGCAAAGGAGGAGCTATTAGACATTGTGGATTTTCTCAAATCCCCGCAAAAATATCAAAGATTTTGCATTTCCATGCCTAGGGGAGTGCTTTTGGTGGGACCCCCAGGAGTGGGGAAAACCTTGATCGCCAAAGCGATGGCAGGGGAGGCGGGCGTGCCATTTTTTTATCAAAGTAGTGCAAGTTTTGTGCAGATTTACACAGGAATGGGAGCCAAGCGCGTGCGCGAGTTATTTTCTGTGGCCCAGAAAAATGCCCCTGCAATTATTTTCATCGATGAGATCGATGCGCTGGGAAAGGCACGCGGGGGTAATCGCAGCGATGAGAGGGAGGCCACTCTCAATGAATTGTTGATGCAGATGGATGGTTTTAGCGAAAATGCAGGGGTGATTGTCATTGGTGCGACTAATAAGGTCGAGGTGTTAGATGAGGCGCTATTAAGAAGTGGGAGATTTGATCGCAAGGTATTTTTGGAATTACCCAACTTGGAGGATAGAAAAGAGATTTTAAAAGTGCATCTGCGCAAGAAACATTATGATTTTGATCTTTTGGAAGTGGCGCGGCTTTGCGTGGGATTTAGTGGCGCTGCACTTGGCGTGCTCATCAATGAAGCAGGGATTGTTGCGCTAAAAGATGAGCGGGATATCATCACAAAAGAAGATATTTTGGCGGTCAAAGATAAGGTATTTTCGGGCAAAAAAATGCAGACGCATCTGGATTTGGAGCAGCGCGAGATTATAGGGATCTATCAGAGCACCAAGGCTCTGAGTGCCCTTTTGCTGGGGCTAGAATATGAAAAATTTTCTCTAGTTGGGGATTTTTTCATCCTTAGTGATGGCAAATTTTTATCTGCGGGGTATTTGGAGAAGAAAGTGAAATTCTATCTTAGCGGCGCGCTGGGAGTGATGATCCTCAAGGGGGAGCGCTACAGCCTTGGTGCCCAAGATATGCAGCTGGCACAAAACACCATTGAAGAGGCCAAAAAATATCAAATAGATATCGATCTCAAAGAGGTGCAGCAGGAATTTTTGGAAGTTTTGCAAAAAAATCAAGCAAAAATCTCACAGATCCAAGCAAAGCTGCTAGATTTGGAGGTGCTAAGCTTTGAAGATGTGCGCGCGATTGTGGAATCTTAA
- the mtaB gene encoding tRNA (N(6)-L-threonylcarbamoyladenosine(37)-C(2))-methylthiotransferase MtaB, which produces MKVFFKTFGCRTNLFDTQVMRQNLKDFVVCENEEEADIIVVNSCTVTNGADAGVRSYVNKMNRSGKKIYFTGCGAKTQGKNLFDKNLVFGSFGHTHKEKINDFLLAKGRFFYEERSDASHIDTTLVSEFVGKVRAFIKIQEGCDFACSYCIIPSVRGISRSYPQARVLEQIGILADHGVSEVVLTGTNVGSYGKDFGSNIAKLIHEISKIKGILRIRIGSLEPSQIDEEFLELLEGDFLERHLHIALQHSSDRMLEIMNRHNRVASDRALLEKIADRGFAIGTDFIVGHPGESVQVWEEALENLTQLPLTHIHPFIYSIRDNTPSAKMKNTIRGDVAKERLHIINALVAEKNFSFRQKMSPLRVLVESGKDGLYSGLDQFFNRISIKSAKDLKNCWVDVEDYGIEKRGNYAEI; this is translated from the coding sequence ATGAAAGTATTTTTTAAAACCTTTGGTTGTAGGACCAATCTTTTTGACACACAGGTGATGCGACAAAATCTTAAGGATTTTGTGGTTTGTGAAAATGAAGAAGAGGCAGACATCATCGTGGTAAATTCCTGTACCGTCACCAATGGCGCGGATGCGGGTGTACGCAGCTATGTCAACAAAATGAACCGCAGTGGAAAAAAAATCTATTTTACAGGTTGTGGGGCAAAAACCCAGGGCAAAAATCTCTTTGACAAAAATCTTGTTTTTGGGAGTTTTGGCCATACACACAAAGAAAAAATTAATGATTTTTTGCTTGCAAAAGGGCGCTTTTTTTATGAGGAGAGAAGTGATGCCAGTCATATTGACACGACGCTAGTTAGCGAGTTTGTGGGGAAGGTGCGTGCATTTATCAAGATCCAAGAGGGCTGTGATTTTGCTTGCAGCTATTGCATCATTCCTAGTGTGCGAGGGATTTCGCGTAGTTATCCTCAAGCAAGGGTCTTGGAGCAGATAGGGATTCTTGCAGATCATGGGGTGAGCGAGGTGGTGCTCACGGGTACGAATGTGGGAAGTTATGGCAAGGATTTTGGTAGCAATATTGCAAAACTAATCCATGAAATTTCCAAAATCAAAGGGATTTTGCGCATTCGCATAGGCAGCCTAGAGCCAAGCCAGATTGATGAGGAATTTTTAGAGCTTTTGGAGGGGGATTTTTTGGAAAGGCATCTGCATATCGCCCTGCAGCATAGTAGCGACAGGATGCTAGAGATTATGAATCGTCACAATCGCGTTGCAAGCGATCGCGCGCTTTTAGAAAAGATCGCAGACAGGGGTTTTGCCATCGGCACGGATTTCATCGTTGGGCATCCAGGAGAGAGTGTACAGGTATGGGAAGAGGCGCTAGAAAATCTCACACAGCTTCCGCTCACCCACATCCATCCCTTCATTTATTCCATCCGCGATAACACCCCTTCTGCAAAAATGAAAAACACCATTCGCGGTGATGTTGCAAAAGAGCGCCTGCACATCATCAATGCGCTTGTGGCAGAGAAGAATTTTTCTTTTCGCCAGAAAATGTCTCCTTTGCGCGTGCTAGTAGAAAGCGGGAAAGATGGCCTCTATAGCGGTTTGGATCAATTTTTTAATCGTATTAGCATTAAGTCAGCCAAAGATTTGAAAAATTGTTGGGTGGATGTGGAGGATTATGGGATTGAAAAAAGAGGGAATTATGCAGAAATCTAA
- a CDS encoding DUF1090 family protein, which yields MKIIVLALLYCSGIFAREILCEQRLDMLSQSLEIAAKKSDHSRQNSLRAQMEKLKAHCNNAEILQETQNYIKELQTQMAHHKKALQEAKLSKNETEIKKQMLEIELLHPQIIAAKLELLRLKDKIKNP from the coding sequence ATGAAAATTATTGTTTTAGCCCTGCTTTATTGCAGCGGCATTTTTGCCAGAGAGATTTTATGTGAGCAAAGGCTTGATATGCTAAGCCAAAGCCTAGAGATCGCAGCAAAAAAATCTGATCACTCCCGCCAAAATTCCCTGCGCGCGCAAATGGAAAAACTCAAAGCTCATTGCAACAATGCAGAGATCTTGCAAGAGACCCAAAACTACATCAAAGAGTTACAAACACAGATGGCCCATCACAAAAAAGCCTTGCAAGAGGCAAAACTCTCAAAAAATGAGACAGAGATCAAAAAGCAAATGCTAGAAATTGAGCTTTTGCATCCTCAAATTATCGCTGCCAAACTCGAACTCCTGCGCCTCAAAGACAAAATCAAAAACCCCTAA